The proteins below are encoded in one region of Rana temporaria chromosome 2, aRanTem1.1, whole genome shotgun sequence:
- the LOC120928290 gene encoding uncharacterized protein LOC120928290: MSYPLPVTAMISGAEKSSLAIYFMREGLNFCISYPGIPSLVLAEFNRIAATNLLNNLLDSLDRYTPRFVTIFQSKKGSVGRTLSKFVQQINSEKPDVTAMRTLVLRGLPVLLGDDPSIFYITCLPSNSHEAWAHVSVGLLTVIDEDLPTSPNPLHLDPVSIAIIAEGGIVMDDLQNLPQALCLFFGLSNALHLEYPKTMKNTFNFIQRVMVGLGENKLPPKNLLLS; this comes from the exons ATGTCATATCCTCTTCCTGTCACTGCAATGATTTCTGGGGCAGAAAAATCCAGTTTAGCCATATATTTCATGAGAGAAGGCCTGAATTTTTGCATCTCCTACCCTGGGATTCCATCGCTG GTGCTAGCAGAGTTCAACAGAATAGCCGCCACAAATCTCCTGAATAACTTGCTTGACTCCTTGGATCGCTACACACCACGCTTTGTCACAATCTTCCAGTCCAAGAAAGGAAGTGTTGGAAGGACATTGTCAAAGTTTGTGCAGCAAATAAATTCAGAG aaaccTGATGTGACAGCAATGCGCACTCTTGTGCTCCGAGGTCTCCCTGTTCTACTTGGGGATGACCCCAGTATATTCTATATCACCTGCTTG CCTTCTAACAGCCATGAGGCCTGGGCACACGTATCTGTTGGACTCCTCACTGTCATCGATGAAGATTTGCCTACTTCTCCAAATCCTCTCCACCTTGACCCAGTGTCTATTGCCATCATAGCTGAGGGAGGTATTGTAATGGATGATCTACAGAACCTTCCTCAAGCACTTTGCCTCTTCTTCGGACTGTCAAATGCATTACACCTGGAATACCCTAAAACCATGAAAAACACTTTTAACTTTATTCAAAGAGTGATGGTTGGCCTGGGAGAGAATAAACTCCCACCAAAGAATCTCCTGTTGAGTTAA